The Zestosphaera sp. genome contains a region encoding:
- a CDS encoding class II aldolase/adducin family protein, translating into MYEELKKEIIDVLKFMEDKGLNHGRSGNVSVRVKGVNHVLITPSGLPKARLSTEDIVVVSISGEVIEGARKPTVELPLHTAIYRKYDYFNAVIHAHPIYVTTLAIAREPLPPVVEEAVLYVGGEVRVAEYAPFGSRELAENVVRALEDRTAVILPNHGVVTCGRSLEEALEVLVLIERLAQSYILSRILGKTTKPPDEVVDYLSKLFSKRILGLE; encoded by the coding sequence TTGTATGAAGAGTTAAAGAAAGAGATCATTGATGTTTTAAAGTTTATGGAGGATAAAGGCCTGAATCACGGCAGGTCTGGCAATGTTAGTGTCAGGGTTAAGGGAGTGAATCATGTCTTAATAACTCCTAGTGGCTTACCGAAAGCCCGTTTATCTACTGAAGACATCGTAGTTGTTTCTATAAGTGGTGAGGTCATCGAGGGTGCTCGAAAACCAACTGTTGAGTTACCCCTACACACGGCGATTTACAGGAAGTATGATTACTTTAACGCAGTAATCCACGCACACCCGATATACGTCACCACGCTAGCAATAGCTCGCGAGCCTCTTCCGCCAGTAGTTGAGGAGGCAGTTCTTTACGTTGGCGGTGAAGTAAGGGTTGCTGAGTACGCGCCATTTGGTAGTAGAGAATTGGCTGAGAACGTAGTTAGGGCTCTTGAAGACAGGACTGCTGTTATTCTTCCTAATCATGGTGTAGTAACGTGTGGTAGGAGTCTTGAAGAAGCTCTTGAAGTCTTGGTTCTTATTGAGAGGTTGGCGCAATCATATATTTTGAGCAGAATACTTGGCAAGACAACTAAGCCACCTGATGAGGTAGTTGACTACTTAAGTAAGTTGTTTAGTAAGAGGATACTAGGTCTTGAGTAG
- a CDS encoding purine-nucleoside phosphorylase encodes MSEVTSRKIVPVHLKIREGWVAERVLIAGDPARVKYLSELLNDVKLVNESRGFLTYTGYYNGFPVTIATHGVGMPSALIVLEELIAYGGKYFVRLGTAGALASGLRIGDVVIPTGAAYYPGGVFRQYYGEDVCCPSTPDFTLLRRIVEVAEERKIKYVLGPVFSSDAFYAEDPVFAKKWSSRGLVAVEMECAGLFAVSLMRGVKTACVLVISNSLVEDLGYASAEYLRERVIDIAKMILEALTKI; translated from the coding sequence TTGAGTGAAGTCACTAGCAGGAAGATAGTCCCTGTACACCTGAAGATCCGTGAGGGTTGGGTGGCTGAGAGAGTTTTAATAGCTGGCGATCCTGCTAGAGTTAAGTATTTATCTGAGTTACTGAATGACGTGAAGTTAGTTAATGAGAGTAGAGGTTTTCTCACGTACACGGGTTACTACAATGGATTTCCAGTAACTATAGCTACACACGGTGTTGGGATGCCCTCAGCCCTAATAGTTCTGGAGGAACTCATAGCTTATGGGGGTAAGTACTTCGTTAGGTTAGGTACTGCGGGAGCTTTGGCTAGTGGCTTAAGAATAGGTGACGTAGTCATACCTACGGGGGCCGCGTATTATCCTGGAGGCGTTTTCCGGCAGTACTACGGTGAGGACGTTTGTTGTCCCTCAACCCCTGACTTCACGCTACTCAGGAGGATCGTTGAGGTAGCCGAGGAGAGAAAAATAAAATACGTTTTAGGACCTGTCTTCAGCAGTGATGCCTTCTACGCTGAAGACCCTGTGTTTGCTAAGAAGTGGTCTTCAAGAGGTTTAGTAGCTGTTGAGATGGAGTGCGCCGGCCTCTTTGCAGTATCGTTAATGCGGGGAGTTAAGACAGCGTGTGTTCTCGTCATAAGCAACTCTCTTGTTGAGGACTTAGGTTATGCTTCTGCTGAATACTTGAGGGAGAGAGTAATTGATATAGCCAAGATGATCTTAGAGGCACTCACTAAGATTTAA
- a CDS encoding glycosyltransferase yields the protein MKVVMINDCAFVGETLLKYMPESFTKVHVKRGRGLLEKSIGLALKIPLYRGDVYHVHYLLQDAFIAWLFGKKPLVCHAHGSDLRSTLHHPVWGRVVRADLTMCDYVIVSTPDILQIAKKFREDAQYVPNPVDLSIFYPKPIRREDEKKRVLIASDSNWDVKGTDIAIKALSRVKDLVDVYIISHGRDFDKTLALARNLGLRVRVLPKVPHEMMNQYYWSADVVIDRFKLGSLGLVSLEGIACGRPVITYVSSQYSEYHEFPIKDIQTEEEIAEAIIKADEKLWEAEYTYLINNHHPHKIVEEILKIYSRTQSL from the coding sequence ATGAAGGTTGTCATGATTAATGACTGCGCGTTTGTTGGTGAGACTCTACTTAAATATATGCCAGAGTCTTTCACTAAAGTTCATGTAAAGCGTGGCAGAGGGCTTCTTGAGAAGTCTATTGGGCTAGCCTTAAAGATACCACTTTACAGAGGCGATGTTTATCACGTTCACTACCTCCTTCAGGACGCGTTCATTGCCTGGTTATTTGGTAAGAAGCCGCTAGTGTGTCACGCACATGGCAGTGACTTAAGGTCTACTCTTCACCACCCTGTGTGGGGTAGGGTCGTCAGAGCAGATTTGACAATGTGCGATTACGTAATCGTGAGTACTCCTGATATACTTCAGATAGCTAAGAAGTTTAGGGAGGACGCTCAGTATGTCCCTAACCCCGTTGATTTAAGTATTTTTTATCCAAAGCCCATAAGGAGAGAGGATGAGAAGAAGAGAGTTCTTATTGCGAGCGATTCTAACTGGGATGTCAAGGGCACTGACATAGCTATTAAGGCTTTAAGTAGAGTGAAAGACCTTGTTGATGTCTATATCATATCACATGGACGTGACTTTGACAAGACCCTGGCTCTAGCTCGAAACCTAGGTTTAAGAGTGCGAGTACTACCTAAAGTCCCTCACGAAATGATGAATCAATACTACTGGAGTGCAGACGTAGTGATTGATAGATTTAAGCTAGGTTCTTTAGGGCTAGTATCGCTTGAGGGAATAGCGTGTGGCAGACCCGTGATAACTTACGTGTCATCACAGTATAGCGAGTATCATGAATTCCCTATAAAAGACATACAGACAGAAGAAGAAATTGCTGAAGCAATAATTAAAGCCGATGAAAAACTCTGGGAAGCAGAATATACGTATCTCATCAATAATCACCACCCACACAAGATTGTAGAGGAAATTCTAAAAATATATAGCAGGACTCAATCACTATAA
- a CDS encoding HAD-IIB family hydrolase, which produces MVRKIGFFFDYDGVLAPITSSPSGGTPDPALTNIIKDLSSEHAVAVVSGRDCRYLLERMPGLSGYACVYGLEIIAGGYVVVDEEAYLGVKPEYIKELAKEITEKFSDKIGIIVGKTLQEVPLGMSIYWLLNNERPREIEYISEKAKSKGLVVYDIMRWGDYAEFMDIHVAKRSKDEAVRILKTLLNVSKVIYFGDGYSDIPAFKEADVRIFVRHKHNNDLKIEADYVVSSGELAEWLVKHARKLAI; this is translated from the coding sequence ATGGTTAGAAAGATAGGTTTCTTCTTTGACTACGATGGTGTCTTAGCGCCAATAACTTCTAGCCCGAGTGGCGGGACTCCTGACCCCGCATTAACGAACATTATTAAAGACTTGAGTTCTGAACATGCTGTAGCCGTTGTTAGCGGAAGAGACTGCAGATACCTGCTTGAGAGGATGCCTGGGTTAAGTGGTTACGCGTGCGTTTACGGGCTTGAGATTATTGCCGGAGGTTACGTGGTAGTTGATGAGGAAGCTTACTTGGGTGTGAAGCCTGAATATATTAAAGAACTGGCTAAGGAAATCACTGAGAAGTTTAGTGATAAGATAGGAATTATAGTTGGAAAGACATTGCAGGAAGTGCCTTTAGGGATGAGTATCTACTGGTTACTCAATAACGAGAGACCGAGAGAGATAGAGTATATTAGTGAGAAAGCTAAAAGCAAAGGGCTCGTAGTCTATGACATTATGAGGTGGGGCGACTACGCCGAGTTCATGGACATACACGTAGCTAAAAGGAGTAAAGACGAAGCAGTAAGAATACTTAAGACACTACTTAATGTCAGTAAGGTTATATACTTCGGAGACGGCTACAGTGACATACCAGCTTTCAAAGAAGCCGACGTGAGAATTTTCGTAAGGCATAAACACAATAACGACTTAAAGATAGAAGCAGACTACGTCGTAAGCTCGGGCGAGTTAGCTGAGTGGCTAGTTAAGCATGCAAGAAAGTTAGCGATTTAA